Proteins from a genomic interval of Lolium perenne isolate Kyuss_39 chromosome 1, Kyuss_2.0, whole genome shotgun sequence:
- the LOC139835067 gene encoding peroxidase 2-like: MAKLALLAVLASLLGAVSGEFSIYAGYGFPPPNPSVPYPLPPACPPLSPAPGLKVGHYADKDKCPGAEEIVREVVEKATAGEKAGLIRLFFHDCFVEGCDGSVLLSGTDTERTAFPNLSLRGFELIEEAKAKLEKHCPGIVSCADIVAFAGRDASYSLSYGRINYRVPAGRYDGKVSRANDTFQNLPPPFGDLALTTAMFAAKGLNQNEMVVLSGAHSIGRSACSSFPDRLPPAANSSTAMEPKLAGQLTATCSAGSSVNVPQDAVTPDRLDNQYYKNVVSRDVLFNSDASLTTSSQTEDLVEFYAGNLPFLGGKFLGPLAWYHDFEDAMVKMGYIGVKTSAEGEIRKTCASINKP; encoded by the exons ATGGCCAAGCTTGCCCTTCTCGCCGTGCTTGCGTCCTTGCTCGGCGCCGTGTCCGGCGAATTCTCAATCTACGCCGGCTACGGCTTTCCACCCCCGAATCCCAGCGTGCCCTACCCGCTCCCACCGGCTTGTCCTCCGCTGAGCCCTGCCCCTGGGCTCAAGGTCGGCCACTATGCCGACAAGGACAAGTGCCCTGGGGCGGAGGAGATCGTGAGGGAAGTCGTGGAGAAAGCCACCGCCGGCGAAAAGGCCGGGCTTATACGCCTCTTCTTCCACGACTGCTTCGTCGAG GGCTGCGACGGctccgtcctgctcagcggcacgGACACGGAGAGGACGGCTTTCCCGAACCTGAGCCTGCGTGGCTTCGAACTCATTGAGGAGGCAAAGGCTAAACTCGAGAAGCACTGCCCAGGCATCGTCTCGTGCGCCGACATCGTCGCCTTCGCCGGCCGCGACGCCAGCTACAGCCTGAGCTACGGCAGGATCAACTACCGTGTGCCGGCCGGCCGGTACGACGGGAAAGTATCGCGCGCCAACGACACCTTCCAGAACCTGCCGCCGCCTTTCGGGGACCTCGCCCTGACCACGGCCATGTTCGCCGCCAAGGGGCTCAACCAGAACGAAATGGTCGTGCTTTCCGGCGCGCACTCCATCGGACGCTCAGCCTGCTCCTCCTTCCCCGACCGCCTCCCGCCGGCCGCCAACTCCAGCACCGCCATGGAACCCAAGCTCGCCGGGCAGCTGACCGCGACCTGCAGCGCCGGCAGCAGCGTAAATGTGCCGCAGGATGCTGTGACCCCCGACAGGTTGGACAACCAGTACTACAAGAACGTCGTGAGCCGCGATGTGCTCTTCAACTCCGACGCGTCGCTCACCACGTCCTCGCAAACCGAGGACCTGGTGGAGTTCTATGCCGGTAACCTTCCCTTTTTGGGTGGCAAATTCTTAGGCCCACTCGCGTGGTACCATGACTTTGAAGATGCCATGGTGAAGATGGGCTACATCGGGGTGAAGACCAGCGCCGAGGGCGAGATCAGGAAGACATGTGCGTCGATCAACAAGCCCTAG
- the LOC139829798 gene encoding uncharacterized protein isoform X2, protein MFNEMQAKWDEEHRRAEEAERELAEVKATLQSHDERFASYDQLFAMLHAAGAPGMAGAPPLPPLPPLPPLSGPFGIPSAGSHNPSHQSEASPVTPAGSTSMPPPANPDLHSLRRQL, encoded by the exons ATGTTCAACGAGATGCAG GCTAAGTGGGATGAAGAGCACCGTCGTGCCGAGGAGGCCGAGAGAGAACTTGCGGAAGTGAAGGCGACGCTGCAAAGCCACGACGAGAGGTTTGCTTCTTATGACCAGCTATTTGCG ATGTTGCATGCAGCTGGTGCACCTGGTATGGCCGGcgcacctcctcttcctcctctcccACCTCTCCCTCCTCTTTCTGGGCCATTT GGGATCCCATCGGCTGGTTCTCACAACCCGTCGCACCAGTCGGAAGCAAGCCCTGTGACCCCAGCTGGTAGTACGAGCATGCCTCCGCCGGCCAATCCTGACCTTCACAGCCTAAGGAGGCAACTTT
- the LOC139829798 gene encoding uncharacterized protein isoform X1 has product MFNEMQAKWDEEHRRAEEAERELAEVKATLQSHDERFASYDQLFAMLHAAGAPGMAGAPPLPPLPPLPPLSGPFGIPSAGSHNPSHQSEASPVTPAGSTSMPPPANPDLHSLRRQL; this is encoded by the exons ATGTTCAACGAGATGCAG GCTAAGTGGGATGAAGAGCACCGTCGTGCCGAGGAGGCCGAGAGAGAACTTGCGGAAGTGAAGGCGACGCTGCAAAGCCACGACGAGAGGTTTGCTTCTTATGACCAGCTATTTGCG ATGTTGCATGCAGCTGGTGCACCTGGTATGGCCGGcgcacctcctcttcctcctctcccACCTCTCCCTCCTCTTTCTGGGCCATTT GGGATCCCATCGGCTGGTTCTCACAACCCGTCGCACCAGTCGGAAGCAAGCCCTGTGACCCCAGCTGGTAGTACGAGCATGCCTCCGCCGGCCAATCCTGACCTTCACAGCCTAAGGAGGCAACTTT GA
- the LOC127342502 gene encoding uncharacterized protein, whose product MFNEMQAKWDEEHRRAEEAERELAEVKATLQSHDERFASYDQLFAMLHAAGAPGMAGAPPLPPLPPLPPLSGPFGIPSAGSHNPSHQSEASPVTPAGSTSMPPPANPDLHSLRRQLCEFCLLL is encoded by the exons ATGTTCAACGAGATGCAG GCTAAGTGGGATGAAGAGCACCGTCGTGCCGAGGAGGCCGAGAGAGAACTTGCGGAAGTGAAGGCGACGCTGCAAAGCCACGACGAGAGGTTTGCTTCTTATGACCAGCTATTTGCG ATGTTGCATGCAGCTGGTGCACCTGGTATGGCCGGcgcacctcctcttcctcctctcccACCTCTCCCTCCTCTTTCTGGGCCATTT GGGATCCCATCGGCTGGTTCTCACAACCCGTCGCACCAGTCGGAAGCAAGCCCTGTGACCCCAGCTGGTAGTACGAGCATGCCTCCGCCGGCCAATCCTGACCTTCACAGCCTAAGGAGGCAACTTTGTgagttctgcctgctgctataa